In Apium graveolens cultivar Ventura chromosome 10, ASM990537v1, whole genome shotgun sequence, the following are encoded in one genomic region:
- the LOC141691829 gene encoding uncharacterized protein LOC141691829 — translation MIPPDLVAMRWTINGNKVAGPLPCTPRMLGNVVESQTARYSGLCKAFQGLSVIGSCSVPRYNYLMSVIKRENEYVIKSFPGEKREKKINEDYESDEEYDPLLDPPRSQTKGRPKAGRFKSGIETSSSNKQFRKCSFCGAREESHDRRNCPSKLLGKKGKN, via the coding sequence ATGATACCACCAGATCTTGTAGCAATGAGGTGGACAATAAACGGAAACAAAGTTGCGGGACCTCTACCGTGTACGCCTCGGATGCTTGGTAATGTTGTAGAATCTCAAACGGCaagatatagtggattgtgtaaAGCTTTCCAAGGTTTGTCCGTTATTGGTAGTTGCTCCGTTCCGCGGTACAATTACTTGATGAGCGTGATCAAGAGAGAAAATGAGTATGTGATTAAGTCTTTTCCAggagaaaagagagagaaaaaaataaatgaggACTATGAAAGTGATGAAGAATATGATCCGTTATTAGATCCCCCAAGGTCACAAACAAAAGGACGTCCAAAAGCGGGTAGATTCAAAAGTGGTATCGAGACGTCAAGTTCAAATAAACAATTTCGAAAGTGCAGTTTTTGTGGGGCGAGGGAAGAAAGCCATGATAGAAGAAATTGTCCCTCGAAATTATtaggaaaaaaaggaaaaaattgA
- the LOC141691830 gene encoding protein FAR1-RELATED SEQUENCE 5-like, translating into MPNTNHTYCTWHISSKFPEKLSTLYTQYSEFKTDFNACIYKSLSPTEFEGRWEDLKEKYDLENHNWLNDMYAIRRQWVFAFTKQYFAAGMTTTSRSESMNSFFDEYVKASTGLKEFIENSQKALDSQYLREVQADFDTEYKERRLFSNSSMEIHASKIYTKEMFKRFQKELQKSQSFVVKSMKGCGDYLSKMYLVEKSTLPEINRRNFS; encoded by the coding sequence ATGCCTAACACCAACCATACATATTGTACGTGGCATATTAGTAGCAAGTTTCCCGAGAAACTATCTACTTTGTATACTCAATACTCGGAGTTCAAGACGGATTTTAATGCATGTATCTACAAGTCATTGTCACCAACGGAATTTGAAGGTAGGTGGGAGGACTTGAAagagaaatatgatcttgaaaatCACAATTGGCTAAATGATATGTATGCAATTAGACGGCAATGGGTTTTTGCTTTCACGAAACAATATTTTGCCGCCGGTATGACTACCACCTCAAGGAGCGAGTCTATGAATTCATTTTTTGATGAGTATGTGAAAGCGTCAACCGGTTtgaaagaattcattgagaattCACAAAAAGCTTTGGACTCACAATATTTACGGGAGGTTCAAGCCGATTTTGACACCGAGTACAAGGAAAGAAGACTATTCTCTAACTCGTCAATGGAGATACATGCCTCCAAGATATACACAAAAGAGATGTTTAAGCGATTTCAAAAAGAGCTTCAAAAAAGTCAATCTTTTGTTGTGAAAAGCATGAAAGGTTGTGGAGATTATCTTTCAAAGATGTATTTGGTAGAAAAGTCCACCTTGCCGGAGATTAATAGAAGGAATTTTTCTTGA
- the LOC141691831 gene encoding protein FAR1-RELATED SEQUENCE 5-like — protein MVTSDKVNFMQRSRNIDPFTRSLIELFNKSGIETPKVMNLLSETCGGIEKIGFSAQDVRNVIRDIRRRVFDSGDAECGLVLLRDLQKQSDGNFFYRVDVDEENRVRGLVWVDPRSLNAYKNFGDVVTFDSTYRTNRYDMPFIPITGVNHHYQNILFGFALIRDEK, from the coding sequence ATGGTTACATCGGATAAGGTAAATTTCATGCAAAGATCACGCAACATAGATCCGTTTACCCGATCTTTGATTGAGTTATTCAACAAATCGGGTATCGAGACCCCGAAAGTGATGAATTTACTTAGTGAGACGTGTGGTGGTATTGAAAAAATTGGTTTTTCCGCTCAAGATGTACGAAATGTAATACGTGACATTCGAAGACGGGTTTTTGATTCCGGTGATGCGGAGTGTGGATTGGTTTTGTTACGAGACTTGCAAAAACAAAGTGATGGCAATTTTTTCTACCGAGTGGATGTGGATGAGGAGAATCGGGTTAGGGGTTTGGTGTGGGTTGATCCTCGTTCACTTAACGCGTACAAGAATTttggagatgtggtgactttcgACTCGACATATCGGACTAATAGGTATGACATGCCTTTTATTCCAATTACGGGAGTGAATCACCACTACCAAAATATTTTGTTTGGATTTGCACTTATAAGGGACGAGAAATAG